The Henckelia pumila isolate YLH828 chromosome 2, ASM3356847v2, whole genome shotgun sequence genome includes a window with the following:
- the LOC140885031 gene encoding uncharacterized protein, translating to MITKMKRDASAIDGHDDIAMETQSSIRRGRGDISRIENSKGGYRKKQLESSRNYVSWNRDMDKHLAKVLIDQMAEGKKCDGDTWRPEALQAAVTYLNSKLHLNLSKENIKNRLKAWKKYYSVVTDVQKQSGFSWDEERKMIVVTSDEHSSWKEYVESHPGAKGLQNKVIENWNDIALLCGRDKVTGLNTQTFEEGPIKMGDEEDAELKLAQEQLRPSDSLDSMRSKRKKAKIDALVEVVGMIATSFQDFVASKKKEERPSGIEIYEVVSSITELTSIEKFKAVEKLMSGDAERFRLLKALPDEERRGWLNFLIDS from the exons ATGATTACCAAGATGAAAAGGGACGCGTCAGCTATTGATGGACATGATGACATTGCAATGGAAACTCAATCATCAATTCGCCGTGGTCGTGGTGATatttcgagaatagagaattcTAAAG GTGGATATCGGAAGAAACAACTTGAATCATCGAGGAATTATGTGTCATGGAACAGAGACATGGACAAGCATTTAGCAAAAGTTTTGATTGACCAAATGGCTGAAGGAAAGAAATGTGATGGAGACACATGGAGACCAGAAGCTTTACAAGCTGCTGTGACctatttaaattccaaattgcATCTTAATTTgtcaaaagaaaatattaaaaatagacTCAAGGCTTGGAAAAAATATTATAGTGTTGTTACCGATGTCCAAAAGCAAAGTGGATTTTCTTGGGATGAGGAGCGAAAAATGATTGTTGTTACATCAGATGAACATAGTTCATGGAAGGAATATGTTGAG TCACACCCGGGTGCAAAAGGGTTGCAAAATAAAGTGATTGAGAATTGGAACGATATCGCGCTTCTTTGTGGAAGAGATAAAGTAACTGGTTTAAATACTCAAACGTTTGAAGAAGGTCCCATTAAGATGGGAGATGAGGAAGACGCTGAGCTAAAGTTAGCTCAAGAACAATTGCGGCCTTCAGACTCGTTAGATTCCATGAGAAGTAAAAGGAAGAAAGCAAAAATAGATGCTTTAGTTGAGGTTGTTGGCATGATCGCCACATCTTTTCAAGATTTTGTGGCAAGCAAGAAGAAGGAAGAAAGACCTAGCGGTATTGAAATATACGAGGTTGTTTCCAGCATAACCGAACTTACAAGCATCGAAAAATTTAAGGCAGTCGAGAAATTGATGAGTGGTGATGCTGAACGGTTTAGATTATTAAAAGCACTTCCGGACGAGGAGAGAAGAGGATGGTTGAATTTTCTCATTGATTCTTAG